A genomic stretch from uncultured Pseudodesulfovibrio sp. includes:
- a CDS encoding ATP-binding protein produces the protein MTFSLVVIVMIIATAMGSYIYWQQSQEMWATAEEKGEDTITSVAEILAVPIWNLDYDNARLIGSVYTHDDMVQGIRIYGSRNEVVFAHEKFSGSQADFSRVRSIVFEGRTIGRAEIDFTLARDKKRLDEQMLVSVIIIVVAISVILAITGLLLRVFLNKPLMVLQSGIARVAKGDFSYDFGEVYHAELLEIAKRFRRMSIEIEGRENKLQTMNKTLQEAEEKFRGIFENAVEGIFQATPDGILRRANPAMARIFGYDSLDEFLSNVRSLSSRIMVNPEHMQDFFDKVRTDGEVKRFEAEYYRRDGKTMWGSLNARAIYDEFGSFVFIDGILEDISDRKKAEQDLADLNRHLEQLVRDRTEDLVTKARELEEANQRLRELDEMKSAFLSSVSHELRTPLTSILGFAKLLNKEFTKNFMPLVEEGRLVRKGERIQANLKIISHEGERLTRLINDVLDLNKIESGSMGWRDERLEMNEVISVAANSVSGMFTQTTLNLVTEIEPDLPSVMADPDRIQQVLINLLNNAAKFTEQGMVTLRAFPRFGQLRVEVVDTGTGIHTEDQARIFEKFHQTRYDTMVNKPQGTGLGLTICREIVEHYGGRIWVESEIGVGSSFIFTLPTVQ, from the coding sequence TTGACCTTCAGTCTTGTCGTCATCGTCATGATCATTGCTACGGCAATGGGCAGTTATATCTATTGGCAACAGTCCCAGGAGATGTGGGCCACTGCCGAAGAAAAAGGCGAAGACACCATTACCAGCGTGGCCGAAATTTTGGCCGTCCCCATCTGGAACCTCGATTACGACAATGCCCGGCTCATCGGTTCGGTCTATACGCATGATGACATGGTTCAGGGGATTCGTATCTATGGTTCGCGAAATGAAGTCGTGTTCGCACATGAGAAATTCTCTGGTTCGCAAGCGGATTTCAGCAGAGTCCGGTCCATCGTGTTTGAAGGCAGAACCATTGGTCGTGCCGAGATCGATTTTACACTGGCACGGGACAAGAAGCGCCTGGATGAGCAGATGCTCGTTTCCGTCATAATCATCGTGGTGGCCATCTCGGTTATTCTCGCTATTACCGGCCTGCTGCTGCGCGTCTTCCTGAACAAGCCTCTCATGGTTCTTCAATCCGGTATTGCCCGTGTTGCCAAAGGTGATTTTTCCTATGATTTTGGAGAAGTCTATCATGCGGAGCTTCTGGAGATAGCCAAGCGATTCCGGCGCATGTCCATTGAGATTGAAGGTCGTGAGAATAAACTACAAACCATGAATAAAACGCTGCAGGAGGCCGAGGAAAAGTTTCGCGGTATCTTTGAGAATGCAGTGGAAGGTATTTTTCAGGCAACACCGGATGGCATTTTGCGTAGGGCAAACCCGGCCATGGCCAGGATTTTTGGGTATGATTCACTGGATGAATTCCTTTCTAACGTGCGGAGCTTGAGTTCCCGCATCATGGTGAATCCCGAGCACATGCAGGATTTTTTTGACAAGGTCAGGACCGACGGTGAGGTCAAACGTTTCGAGGCGGAGTATTATCGTCGTGACGGCAAGACCATGTGGGGGTCGCTCAACGCCCGGGCCATTTATGATGAGTTCGGTTCTTTTGTTTTTATTGACGGGATTCTTGAAGACATCTCCGACCGCAAAAAGGCCGAACAGGATCTGGCAGACCTCAATCGCCACCTGGAACAATTGGTACGTGACCGTACCGAGGATTTGGTGACCAAAGCCCGTGAGTTGGAAGAAGCTAACCAGCGATTGCGTGAACTTGATGAAATGAAATCAGCCTTTCTTTCGTCGGTGTCGCACGAGTTGCGGACGCCGCTGACATCCATTCTCGGATTTGCCAAGTTGCTGAATAAGGAATTTACAAAGAACTTCATGCCGCTTGTCGAAGAAGGGCGACTGGTCAGGAAGGGGGAGCGTATCCAGGCCAACCTCAAGATTATCAGCCATGAAGGTGAACGTTTGACCAGGCTTATCAATGACGTGCTTGATCTGAACAAGATCGAGTCCGGCTCCATGGGCTGGCGTGATGAACGGCTGGAAATGAATGAAGTCATCTCCGTGGCGGCCAATTCCGTCAGCGGAATGTTCACGCAGACAACCCTGAATCTTGTCACTGAAATTGAGCCTGATCTGCCGTCGGTCATGGCTGACCCGGATCGTATTCAGCAGGTGCTTATCAATCTTCTCAACAACGCTGCAAAGTTCACGGAACAGGGCATGGTCACATTACGGGCCTTTCCTCGTTTTGGGCAGCTTCGCGTTGAAGTGGTTGATACGGGAACCGGCATCCATACTGAAGACCAGGCACGGATTTTCGAGAAATTTCATCAGACACGGTATGACACCATGGTCAACAAACCTCAGGGGACAGGTCTTGGCCTGACCATCTGTCGTGAGATAGTTGAACACTACGGTGGCCGTATATGGGTCGAGTCTGAAATCGGCGTCGGCTCATCCTTTATATTCACGCTTCCGACGGTGCAATAG
- the ald gene encoding alanine dehydrogenase: MIIGIPKEIKTLENRVSMTPGAVESLVRHGNTVLVEAGAGLGSGLTDEEYETAGASMVSAEEAWGAEMVIKVKEPLESEFKFLRKGLILFTYLHLAAAESLTHALLDSGTIGIAYETVESPDHTLPLLTPMSEVAGRMATQVGAHYLEKTQGGEGILLGGVPGVYPAEVLVIGGGVVGTNAARIAMGMGARVTILDLSHQRLQYLDEIFQGRITTMMSTEPNIRQMITKADLVIGAVLIPGAKAPNLITRDMLPLMKKGSVIVDVAVDQGGCVETIKATTHDDPIYIVDGVVHYGVANMPGAVPRTSTFALVNQTTPYALRLAAKGVDALKDDRGLALGLNTYMGKLTCPAVGEAFGMESMTPEEALGI, translated from the coding sequence ATGATTATCGGTATCCCCAAGGAAATCAAAACACTTGAAAATCGTGTCTCCATGACCCCCGGGGCCGTGGAGTCCCTTGTACGCCATGGCAACACAGTGCTTGTCGAAGCCGGCGCCGGACTGGGTAGCGGCCTGACTGATGAAGAGTACGAAACGGCAGGAGCCTCCATGGTGTCCGCAGAGGAAGCATGGGGCGCAGAAATGGTCATCAAGGTCAAGGAGCCGCTGGAATCCGAATTCAAATTCCTGCGCAAAGGCCTGATTCTGTTCACCTACCTGCACCTCGCAGCCGCGGAATCCCTGACCCATGCACTGCTGGACTCCGGCACCATCGGCATTGCTTACGAGACAGTTGAATCACCGGACCACACCCTGCCGCTGCTCACCCCCATGTCCGAAGTGGCAGGCCGTATGGCAACACAGGTCGGCGCACACTACCTTGAGAAGACTCAGGGCGGAGAGGGCATCCTGCTCGGCGGCGTCCCCGGCGTATATCCGGCTGAAGTTCTGGTCATCGGAGGCGGAGTAGTCGGCACCAATGCAGCCCGCATCGCCATGGGTATGGGCGCTCGCGTGACCATCCTCGACCTTTCCCACCAGCGCCTTCAGTATCTTGATGAAATCTTCCAGGGCCGCATCACCACCATGATGTCCACCGAACCGAACATCCGCCAGATGATCACCAAGGCCGATCTGGTCATCGGCGCTGTTCTCATTCCCGGTGCAAAGGCTCCGAATCTCATCACCCGCGACATGCTTCCGCTCATGAAAAAGGGTTCCGTCATCGTCGATGTGGCTGTTGACCAAGGCGGCTGCGTGGAAACCATCAAGGCAACCACGCACGATGATCCCATCTACATCGTGGACGGCGTGGTTCACTACGGCGTGGCGAACATGCCCGGCGCAGTTCCCCGCACATCCACTTTCGCACTGGTCAACCAGACCACACCGTACGCCCTGCGCCTGGCCGCCAAGGGCGTGGACGCCCTCAAGGACGACCGCGGCCTGGCTCTCGGCCTGAACACCTACATGGGCAAACTGACCTGCCCTGCCGTTGGTGAAGCCTTCGGCATGGAGTCGATGACTCCTGAAGAGGCTCTCGGCATATAG
- a CDS encoding Rne/Rng family ribonuclease, which produces MPNKKKRQKMFISVLPGEQVEVVIAEEGKVNEYYVEMVHQAKTKGNIYKGYIHNIDNGLQAAFINYGAERNGFLQIDEVHPEYYMDNFTQKKGARYPLMQKVLKAGQEVLVQVVKEPTGKKGAFLTSYLSLPGRSFVYTVGRSQMGVSRKIENEKERVRLKKALESFETTEGVGLIARTAAVGQSKAALERDYKYLNRLWTDIRANAQQEKAPVIVYKELGLAARAVRDYLTSDVTEVWVDDKETYDQIDKFVRLAFPRKNNLVRLHDENDLSLLERFNLVKQVEEIYSREASMPSGGRLVFDATEALTAVDINSGKIGGERNFQKMALKTNVEAAKEIARQLRLRDIGGQVVIDFIEMKNPKDCREVEKVMRAELKNDRARTDVSRISSFGLMELVRQRLGSSAIAISTEACPCCKGTGIRRNMEWQALQALKEIHRDIRRPGTERVEHDCEEELAIYLLNTKRGILADLEKRYGREIHIDLEYEYDE; this is translated from the coding sequence ATGCCAAACAAGAAAAAACGGCAGAAAATGTTCATTTCCGTCCTACCGGGAGAACAGGTTGAAGTCGTCATTGCCGAAGAAGGCAAAGTCAATGAGTATTACGTGGAGATGGTGCATCAGGCAAAGACCAAGGGCAACATCTACAAAGGGTACATTCACAACATAGACAACGGCCTTCAGGCCGCGTTCATCAACTACGGAGCCGAACGAAACGGTTTTCTCCAGATTGATGAAGTCCATCCCGAATATTACATGGATAACTTCACCCAGAAGAAGGGTGCGCGCTATCCGCTCATGCAGAAAGTGCTCAAAGCCGGTCAGGAAGTGCTTGTCCAGGTGGTCAAAGAACCTACCGGCAAAAAAGGCGCCTTCCTTACCTCCTATCTTTCTCTGCCCGGGCGCAGTTTTGTATACACCGTCGGCCGCTCCCAGATGGGCGTTTCCCGCAAGATCGAAAACGAAAAAGAACGGGTACGTCTGAAAAAAGCCCTTGAATCCTTTGAAACAACTGAAGGCGTCGGCCTCATTGCCCGGACCGCTGCGGTTGGTCAGTCCAAGGCCGCCTTGGAAAGGGACTACAAGTATCTGAATCGCTTGTGGACAGACATCCGCGCCAACGCCCAGCAGGAAAAGGCTCCGGTCATCGTCTACAAAGAACTGGGCCTGGCCGCACGCGCTGTTCGCGATTACCTGACATCGGATGTCACCGAGGTGTGGGTAGACGACAAGGAAACCTACGATCAGATAGACAAATTCGTCAGGCTCGCCTTCCCGCGCAAAAACAATCTGGTTCGCCTGCATGACGAAAACGATCTTTCTCTGCTGGAACGATTCAATCTCGTCAAACAGGTTGAAGAAATTTATTCCCGCGAAGCGTCCATGCCGTCCGGCGGCCGTCTGGTCTTCGATGCCACAGAGGCTCTGACTGCCGTGGATATCAACTCCGGCAAGATCGGAGGGGAACGCAACTTCCAGAAAATGGCTCTCAAGACAAACGTGGAAGCCGCCAAGGAAATCGCCCGCCAGCTCAGACTGCGCGACATCGGCGGGCAGGTGGTTATCGATTTCATCGAGATGAAAAACCCCAAAGACTGCCGAGAAGTAGAGAAGGTCATGCGTGCCGAGTTGAAAAACGATCGCGCCCGCACAGACGTCAGCCGCATCTCCTCCTTCGGTCTCATGGAGCTGGTTCGCCAGCGTCTTGGATCATCGGCCATTGCTATCTCCACCGAAGCGTGCCCCTGCTGCAAAGGCACAGGTATCCGACGCAACATGGAATGGCAGGCTCTCCAGGCTCTCAAGGAAATCCACAGAGACATCCGCAGGCCAGGTACGGAACGAGTCGAACATGATTGCGAAGAAGAACTCGCAATCTACCTGCTCAACACCAAACGAGGCATCCTTGCAGACCTCGAAAAACGGTACGGCAGAGAGATCCACATTGATCTCGAATACGAATACGACGAGTAA
- a CDS encoding radical SAM protein has translation MAYKYVFGPVMSGRLGRSLGLDLLGDRICSMDCVYCEVGATRNLTVERKPYVAATAILKELAAWKEEGLDTPDMVTLGGLGEPCLNSEMAEVIIGARQLFPDTQIAVLTNASLIGNPEVRRELALADVVLPSLDSLLDDEFTRVNRPCKGFSPQGIADGLLEFRKEFNGKIFLEILLAEGINDTNENLGRLKNFCKRLAPDRVDVVTLTRPGTVKGVHPVEGEVLSRWRMALESGEASVHTRQTTDRKTMSTEHVIDFVRASLTRRPQTVSQLAQALTVDPKQVRAAVEALLKKGEITSRDDRGETYYHGTGHIIEETDTP, from the coding sequence ATGGCATATAAATACGTCTTCGGACCGGTCATGAGCGGACGACTGGGACGCTCGCTCGGACTCGACCTGCTCGGGGACCGAATCTGCTCGATGGATTGTGTATACTGTGAAGTGGGAGCCACCAGGAACCTGACTGTTGAAAGGAAGCCCTATGTGGCAGCAACAGCCATTCTCAAGGAACTGGCCGCATGGAAGGAAGAGGGGTTGGATACACCGGACATGGTGACCCTCGGAGGACTGGGAGAACCCTGCCTGAACTCGGAGATGGCTGAAGTCATCATCGGAGCCAGACAGCTTTTCCCGGACACGCAAATTGCAGTGTTGACCAACGCCAGCCTGATTGGCAACCCGGAAGTACGACGGGAACTTGCCCTGGCCGATGTAGTTCTGCCCAGCCTGGACTCACTGTTGGATGACGAATTCACTCGCGTGAATCGTCCCTGCAAAGGTTTTTCGCCCCAAGGCATAGCCGACGGGCTGCTTGAATTCAGAAAGGAATTCAACGGAAAGATATTTTTGGAAATTTTACTTGCCGAAGGAATTAATGACACAAACGAGAACCTCGGCAGGTTGAAGAATTTTTGCAAACGACTTGCTCCTGACCGTGTGGACGTGGTCACATTGACCCGTCCTGGAACAGTCAAGGGAGTCCACCCCGTGGAAGGGGAGGTTCTAAGTCGTTGGCGCATGGCGCTTGAGAGCGGAGAAGCCAGCGTACACACGCGGCAGACCACCGACAGGAAAACGATGAGCACGGAGCACGTAATAGACTTCGTCCGCGCATCCCTGACCCGGAGGCCACAGACCGTCTCTCAACTGGCACAGGCTCTGACCGTGGACCCGAAACAGGTCCGCGCTGCCGTGGAAGCCCTTTTGAAAAAGGGCGAAATCACCTCCCGGGATGACCGGGGCGAGACATATTACCACGGTACGGGCCACATCATTGAGGAGACAGACACGCCATGA
- a CDS encoding PhoH family protein, with protein sequence MAQKHFVLDTNVLIENPKCIIALRNGVENQIYIPYTVLGELDGLKKDPRIGHIVSQAVRAILEDDDVNIFPPDFAETLTDPVMDDRILKEILHVGPEEPILITNDRILQIKAKCYGIPSEEYRDSDPFCSESQKYTGFIEEGEEPVHNCFKWENGTPVFYGPDGPREIGYSHEIWGVKPRSIYQNLALELMLQDGVDLVSIQSEAGYGKTFLSLAAALYLMLERKDNLYRKIYLVKPVVEIGAKMGYLPGDIEEKMLPYIKYVQDLLIKLHDIRPANRIFQDPSGDSFKFNPKKFEVQPVAFLRGMNIENAVVIVDEMQNLSRGETRALLTRMGEGVKCICLGDTRQVDNPYLNESNNGLNWTVRKLKGYKNYAHMVLKGDRSRGPITDIVLKSKL encoded by the coding sequence ATGGCTCAGAAGCACTTTGTCCTCGATACCAACGTCCTTATAGAAAATCCCAAATGTATCATCGCCCTGAGAAACGGGGTGGAAAACCAGATATACATTCCATACACCGTCCTTGGAGAACTGGACGGACTCAAGAAAGACCCGCGTATAGGGCACATCGTGTCCCAGGCCGTGCGCGCCATCCTCGAAGACGACGACGTCAACATCTTCCCGCCCGATTTTGCCGAGACACTTACAGATCCCGTGATGGATGACCGTATCCTCAAGGAAATTCTTCATGTGGGGCCGGAAGAGCCCATACTCATTACCAATGATCGCATCCTTCAGATCAAGGCCAAGTGTTATGGTATTCCCAGCGAAGAATATCGTGATTCGGATCCGTTCTGTTCCGAGTCACAGAAGTACACCGGGTTTATTGAAGAAGGAGAAGAACCTGTCCACAACTGTTTCAAATGGGAAAACGGCACACCTGTTTTTTATGGTCCCGATGGGCCAAGGGAGATCGGCTATTCCCACGAAATATGGGGCGTAAAACCTCGTTCGATCTATCAGAACCTTGCCTTGGAATTGATGCTGCAGGACGGTGTCGACCTTGTGTCCATCCAGTCCGAAGCAGGGTATGGCAAGACCTTTCTGTCGCTGGCAGCTGCTCTGTACTTGATGCTGGAACGCAAGGACAACCTCTACCGCAAAATTTATCTGGTCAAACCTGTGGTGGAGATAGGTGCCAAGATGGGCTATCTTCCGGGTGATATTGAAGAGAAGATGCTTCCGTACATCAAGTACGTGCAGGATCTGCTTATCAAACTGCATGATATCCGGCCTGCCAATCGCATCTTTCAGGACCCCTCCGGGGATTCGTTCAAATTCAACCCGAAGAAATTCGAAGTGCAGCCTGTAGCCTTCCTGCGCGGCATGAACATCGAAAACGCGGTGGTCATCGTGGACGAGATGCAGAATCTGTCTCGCGGTGAAACCAGAGCCTTGCTCACCCGTATGGGTGAGGGGGTCAAATGTATCTGCCTCGGAGACACCCGTCAGGTGGACAATCCGTACCTCAATGAGTCGAATAACGGACTCAACTGGACAGTTCGCAAGCTCAAAGGGTACAAGAACTATGCACACATGGTCCTCAAGGGCGACCGTTCTCGCGGTCCCATTACGGATATCGTGCTGAAATCAAAACTGTAA
- a CDS encoding Lrp/AsnC family transcriptional regulator produces MKSTLDTQDKKLVAALTKNGQLSPNKIGSTMGVTAPTVRSRMKNLITAGALKVAGLINPMEAKGLTVAMVGITLHSHEQLGEKLEQIGSLPRVNWCAVVTGRYDIIVEIICTDEMSDLYDFLDQDLSKVGGVNSSESFVVMKSRRKWLLLPDAVVDRFNK; encoded by the coding sequence ATGAAAAGCACTCTCGACACACAAGACAAAAAACTGGTGGCCGCGCTGACCAAAAATGGACAGTTGTCACCGAACAAAATCGGCTCGACCATGGGCGTCACTGCGCCTACGGTTCGATCCCGTATGAAAAACCTCATTACGGCTGGTGCACTCAAGGTTGCGGGCCTGATAAACCCCATGGAAGCCAAAGGGCTGACCGTAGCCATGGTGGGCATCACGCTACACAGCCATGAACAGCTCGGCGAAAAACTGGAGCAGATCGGCTCCCTGCCGCGCGTCAACTGGTGTGCAGTGGTCACGGGCCGCTACGACATCATTGTTGAAATCATCTGCACAGACGAAATGAGCGACCTGTACGACTTCCTTGATCAGGACCTTTCCAAAGTCGGCGGCGTCAATTCCAGCGAATCTTTTGTCGTCATGAAATCCCGGCGCAAGTGGTTGTTACTGCCCGACGCCGTTGTCGACAGATTCAACAAATAA
- a CDS encoding DUF3088 family protein has product MEGLLGYFPQLLETLDVIKIGFERPRAAIIDFLGEDNQDCPSLVLADPAKADGLPVKRYGKYTFINDHRVIIEYLARNHGTSRPSHD; this is encoded by the coding sequence CTGGAAGGACTGCTCGGCTATTTCCCGCAATTACTGGAGACGCTTGACGTCATTAAGATTGGATTTGAACGGCCCAGAGCCGCCATTATTGATTTCTTGGGCGAAGACAATCAGGACTGCCCCAGCCTTGTGCTGGCCGACCCTGCCAAAGCAGACGGTCTTCCTGTCAAGAGGTACGGCAAATACACCTTCATCAACGACCACAGGGTCATCATCGAATACCTGGCCCGCAACCACGGCACCAGCCGTCCGTCACATGACTGA
- a CDS encoding transporter substrate-binding domain-containing protein, whose protein sequence is MLRRRVFCLLCTCLMLAPVAAQSGELRIVTLDLPPYWYHDENKPAGICGEIGNAVAEECGLVARNIPMRLHRGLEEMRMGRADMIILLASPEAESVGYNLGQLFHEESVVIGLVKSGIQSPGDLVGKRVASIRGARYAATVSAESGVILSPATSYLQSLNLLLEGRVDAVLGPRLGLEHTIKMHDLPRMAFSRPLLACLAPVTVYVSRHASVALVERVRAAIQRLVDNGTVERIRNKYLL, encoded by the coding sequence ATGTTGAGACGCCGTGTTTTCTGTCTCCTGTGTACATGCCTGATGCTGGCACCTGTTGCAGCCCAGTCCGGGGAGTTGCGTATAGTGACTCTTGACCTACCTCCATACTGGTATCATGACGAAAATAAACCGGCTGGAATCTGTGGTGAGATCGGGAATGCCGTTGCTGAGGAGTGCGGTCTGGTGGCAAGGAATATTCCGATGCGGCTACATCGAGGGCTTGAGGAAATGCGGATGGGCAGGGCGGATATGATTATTCTGCTCGCTTCCCCGGAGGCCGAGTCTGTCGGGTACAATCTTGGGCAGTTGTTTCACGAAGAGTCGGTTGTTATCGGTCTGGTAAAATCGGGAATCCAGTCTCCGGGTGATCTTGTCGGGAAAAGAGTCGCTTCGATTCGGGGGGCGCGATATGCTGCAACTGTTTCAGCAGAAAGCGGAGTCATTCTTTCCCCCGCGACAAGTTATCTGCAAAGCCTTAATCTGTTGCTTGAAGGACGTGTTGATGCTGTGCTGGGACCACGACTCGGTCTTGAACACACCATCAAGATGCATGATTTGCCTCGTATGGCGTTCTCTCGACCGCTGTTGGCCTGCCTTGCTCCGGTTACAGTGTATGTGTCCCGGCATGCTTCTGTTGCTTTGGTCGAGAGGGTGAGGGCGGCAATTCAGCGACTTGTCGACAATGGCACGGTTGAGCGTATTCGAAACAAGTATTTATTATAA
- a CDS encoding transglycosylase SLT domain-containing protein, with translation MPIRHIHIPLLAVFLLFLWSLPGAAQSPSLVEPMKTAVFPSLESAIRIKGPLEFCGEYVPIHLPEVRERLEKELLLMLWDRAQVILWLKRTGRYFPHIEVVLKGANMPDDLKYVAVIESALKPHAGSNKGARGIWQFIPSTARNYDLVVDYSMDERRNFFLSTKAAVRYLGELHDMFGSWTLGCAGYNMGEQGLQKQIEKQEVKDYYRLHLPNETERYIPRAIAAKLILSDPARYGFYMRPGDYYTPTSFDRIKLKAKYPTPIALVAKAAKTYYKTIRDLNPQILTDIIPKGDHVLYLPEGAAEEFAKQYHPLIAKYRKTLKPVTYVVKRGDSLTGIARRHDMSLWQLCKLNKLSTKSTIRPGQKLHVGK, from the coding sequence GTGCCCATCAGGCATATTCATATTCCGCTTCTGGCGGTTTTTTTGCTATTTCTTTGGAGTCTTCCGGGGGCTGCCCAGTCTCCATCCCTTGTCGAACCAATGAAAACGGCGGTCTTTCCATCGTTGGAATCGGCCATTCGAATCAAGGGACCGCTTGAGTTTTGCGGTGAGTATGTGCCTATTCATCTGCCTGAGGTGCGTGAGCGCCTGGAAAAGGAACTGCTGCTCATGCTCTGGGATCGAGCGCAGGTCATTCTCTGGCTTAAACGGACCGGTCGGTATTTCCCGCACATCGAAGTGGTGCTCAAGGGAGCGAATATGCCCGACGATCTTAAATATGTTGCGGTGATCGAGAGTGCGCTCAAACCGCATGCCGGGTCGAACAAGGGAGCGCGCGGTATCTGGCAGTTCATCCCGTCAACAGCACGCAACTATGATCTCGTCGTAGATTACTCAATGGACGAGCGGCGAAACTTCTTTTTGTCCACTAAGGCTGCGGTGCGTTATTTGGGTGAACTGCATGACATGTTCGGGTCATGGACCCTCGGATGCGCTGGGTACAATATGGGTGAGCAGGGGTTGCAAAAACAGATCGAGAAGCAGGAAGTGAAAGACTACTACCGGCTCCATCTGCCAAACGAAACCGAGCGATACATTCCTCGTGCCATTGCGGCCAAATTGATTCTGTCTGATCCGGCCCGTTACGGGTTCTATATGCGCCCCGGCGACTACTATACCCCGACGTCGTTTGACCGTATTAAGCTCAAGGCCAAGTATCCCACGCCGATCGCTCTCGTGGCCAAGGCGGCAAAGACGTATTACAAGACTATCCGTGATCTGAATCCGCAGATACTGACTGATATCATTCCCAAGGGTGATCACGTCCTCTATTTGCCGGAAGGTGCGGCAGAAGAGTTCGCCAAACAATATCACCCGCTCATCGCCAAGTATCGGAAGACCCTCAAGCCCGTGACCTATGTGGTCAAGCGGGGCGATTCCTTAACGGGCATCGCACGCAGGCACGACATGAGTCTCTGGCAACTGTGCAAGCTCAACAAGTTGTCCACCAAATCCACCATCAGGCCGGGGCAGAAGCTCCACGTGGGCAAGTAG
- a CDS encoding DUF1007 family protein produces MLKKLHTICLLAILALLLTPSQGRCHPHVFVDASLTFLIDEAGVTGVREHWLFDDIFTQAILSDLGVDAQSLPTTLGQEKIRDGAFAYLVNFGYFTFIESEGNQIPVTETRDFRASLENGRLVYDFFVPLNLPFEHFKNFRMAVFDKDYYSDVVLVKDGISFEIDGMVQVSHTIRPAKDHTYWKFIVPEAVHLSIVGSPSTNVDTVEEVEALGPVENLMSLVRSTQKQLTERLNGFGMQLKGNPFGPALWMFLGLSFLYGIVHAVGPGHGKAVVCSYFLSNPGSLMNGALMGNAITFVHMSSAAVAVGAAYLIFSSGMGGFAAASRALQPASYALLALMGIFLLIKALRDIFKGGMIADPSCRHTHDEPEAGNIRSILSVSFITGLVPCPGAAVILAFAIGLNIFWIGMIALVCMAVGMGLTTTLFAWVAVTARSATLKLSGKNRKAFNLIYAGLSICGAGTIALFGSALFFGSL; encoded by the coding sequence ATGCTTAAAAAACTGCATACCATCTGCCTGTTGGCCATTCTCGCACTGCTCCTGACACCAAGTCAGGGACGCTGCCACCCCCACGTTTTCGTTGATGCATCACTGACGTTTCTTATCGATGAGGCAGGGGTGACCGGGGTGCGCGAGCACTGGCTTTTTGACGACATCTTTACTCAGGCCATTTTGAGTGACCTAGGCGTTGATGCGCAGAGCCTGCCTACAACCCTCGGGCAGGAAAAAATCCGTGACGGAGCTTTTGCCTACCTCGTAAACTTCGGATACTTCACGTTCATTGAATCCGAGGGCAACCAGATACCCGTAACCGAAACCAGAGACTTTCGGGCCTCACTGGAAAACGGTCGTCTGGTTTACGATTTCTTCGTCCCTCTCAATCTCCCCTTCGAGCACTTCAAGAACTTTCGCATGGCCGTGTTCGACAAGGACTATTACTCGGACGTCGTACTCGTGAAAGACGGCATCTCGTTTGAAATTGACGGCATGGTCCAGGTCAGTCACACCATCAGACCGGCAAAGGATCATACGTACTGGAAATTCATCGTGCCCGAGGCTGTACACCTGTCGATTGTCGGATCTCCATCCACAAACGTGGACACCGTGGAAGAAGTCGAAGCTCTCGGCCCTGTCGAAAACCTCATGTCATTGGTCCGCTCTACCCAAAAACAACTGACCGAACGCCTCAACGGATTCGGCATGCAGCTCAAAGGCAACCCCTTTGGCCCGGCCTTATGGATGTTCCTCGGTCTTTCTTTCCTGTACGGGATCGTCCACGCGGTTGGCCCCGGCCATGGCAAAGCCGTTGTCTGTTCATACTTTCTGAGCAATCCCGGGTCCCTGATGAATGGAGCGTTGATGGGTAACGCCATCACGTTTGTTCATATGAGCTCCGCAGCCGTGGCTGTGGGGGCCGCCTATCTGATTTTTTCCTCAGGCATGGGCGGCTTCGCCGCAGCCAGTCGCGCCCTGCAGCCGGCCAGCTATGCACTCCTCGCCCTCATGGGCATTTTCCTTTTGATCAAGGCACTGAGAGACATCTTCAAAGGCGGCATGATCGCTGACCCATCATGCAGACACACCCACGACGAACCAGAAGCCGGAAACATCAGGTCCATCCTGTCTGTCTCATTTATCACAGGTCTCGTGCCATGCCCCGGCGCAGCCGTCATTCTCGCCTTTGCCATCGGACTGAACATTTTCTGGATCGGTATGATCGCTCTGGTCTGTATGGCGGTGGGAATGGGGCTGACCACAACACTCTTCGCTTGGGTCGCAGTCACTGCGCGGTCCGCAACGCTCAAGCTTTCCGGCAAAAACAGAAAAGCGTTCAATCTGATTTACGCGGGATTATCCATCTGCGGCGCCGGAACAATCGCCCTGTTCGGCTCGGCCTTATTTTTCGGCAGTCTGTAA